A region of the Lycium barbarum isolate Lr01 chromosome 1, ASM1917538v2, whole genome shotgun sequence genome:
AGATCTTATCCATCACACCATAACCTTTGGTGGGAAGTTTCCTTAATTTATCTTAAGAAGAACAATTAAATGGTAGCCTGCTATGTGTTTCACTTCATTTGATTTTTTAAGAAGTCTGTTGTTTATGAGATGTTTTACTGTAACTCATGATTAGAAGAAATAATTCAGGCTCTTCCTCAATTTGCAGGTCTTAAAGCTCGAAAGCAAGTTGTTTTAGATGGGCCTGTAAGTAGTGGAAAGAGTATTGCCCTTGCAATGCTTGTTCATTGGGCGCGTGATGAAGGTTGGCTAGTTCTTTATGTTCCTAAAGGCCGAGAATGGACTCATGGAGGCTTTTTCTATAAAAATCCTAAAACAGGATTATGGGATACTCCTGTGCAAGCAGCAAATGTTCTCCAGGTAAGAAACCTGTACTTTTTCTAATACATGAGACATAATTTGACTAGACGAATTTCATGTGGCAATTGATATCGTCTTACATTTTCGATACTGCGGTAACTAAATGAACACAAGTTCTCTTCGCTCATTGTTTCAAATATTAGATTATAGAATTCAGAAACAGTTTTATTTGAGTCCATGAGGAAGTGGAAAAAAATCTGCTTGTATGAGATACTTGGAAATTGTTTAACTTGGCACTGCTGTGTATAGACAGTGGATCTTGATATGCTGCTTTAGAAAAAGAATGTGAAGTTGTTCAATGTCATGTAGTAAATATGGATCATGATTTCTGCATGTTTTTCCTGTGACTTCACTATTGCTCTATCTCCTTCATCAAGTGCTTGACTTTGTGTCTTTCATTTTAATCCTATTCCATAAACATGAAAGTTGAGAAATTTTAAGGCATATACATGTGCAGCTCTAACGTAACTTCTATATTCAAACAAAATAAGATTGATACCAAACTCCTGATATTGTCCATATATTATGTTTTTTTCCCCATATATTATCCTGTGCTTGTTGTTCTGGAAAAATATTAACATCCTTTATTGACTGAATTTGTTTACAAATCTAAGAGTTAAACTTTGGGATAGTTAACTCCTCTCTCTCAATTCAGGATTTTTTGAAGTATAATAAGGATCACCTCCAAAAGCTGCCGTGCAAAATTTTTGAACCTATTCCATTGGGAGAAGGAGCTGGTGTTGGATGGATGAAGGGTGCGGACGTGGTACAAATACCAGAAGATTATACTCTGCTTGACCTGGTTCAGGTCGGGCTTAATTCCACTCACGCTGCTGTTGGGGTGGTAGTTCGTTTGAGGGAAGAATTATCACTTGTGAAGGACATGCCTGTTCTTATTGCAGTTGATCAAGTGAGAAAAGTTCTCTTGTTTCTGTCCTTTGAACTGTTCGTGGGATAGGGCTATTATTATTTCCTTTTTTAATTGATATTGATCACGCATTCCCTTTTCCTGATTTTTCTTTTGGTCATGGACAGTACAACAGTTGGTTCACATTCAGCGAGTATGAGGAGCCAGTAACTGTTCGTTCTTGCCGACCTATTCATGCTAGAGAACTTGCTATTGTAAGTTTTTTAAGTGTTCAAATGTTGCTTCATTAATTATTCACACAGTTCTCCTGCCTTCATTGTCTTGGCGAAcggtttatttaatttttatacatTGTGTTTAATATAATGTTAGCCTGCTAATTTGGATCTAGGAGGGTTTCCTTGGTTCAAGTTTATCCCGTGTATGCATCCTCTTTTGATTCTAGGTTTTTGAGCATTCTGGTTAAGAACACTATGAATATCAACGCTGAATGTTACGAAGAAATTTTGGTGGAATACTTGAGGATTCATCATGCATTGGCATGTTTTTATGCTGGTTGTCAATTTGAAACTAGGACAGCCTCCATAAACCTTACTTAGATGCATGAGGTGGAAAAAGCTACCGACGTACTGTAACCAATGAAAATGTAGTACTTACAAGAAATGACAACAAAAATTTTCTATGACATACTGCCTGTAGTGCCATCCTTATAGCTGAAACATATGGAAGATAGGGGCTTTTAATGTGATTATGTGTTCCTTTTCTGAATTATTAGGATATGCTTCTAGTGTTTATAATGTTTTGAACGGAGATGGATGGCTGAGCAAAGGCAAAAATTTAATGTGAAAAGTCTCCTTTTTGCCTCATGTAATTGACTCGGAAGGTGTGAAGCAAAGAGCTCTCTAGAGTCATGAGATGTCTGTTTCACTGACAGGAGCTCGGGATTTGTACATTTTGATCAAAGAGGCTACACCACAATGCGTAAATGGCTGAGGGTGATTATTTGGAGCTCGGAGCTTTTGTTAGCCTGATATATACCTTCAATTTTTTGGTGGGGCACTGGCAAATTAGCTGTCTTTCTTCTGTGCTACCATAAATGCGAGTAATATGTAATATTATGGAACGTCTCCTTCCAATTATTTGATACACTTCTAATAATACCTTTTCACTCAAATACAAGAAATTAATCAGTGATAAGCAGCTAAGGATGTCATCTGATTTTTGTTTGGCATGGCTGTGAAAAATCTTGATGAATAGTTACATTTTGTTAACACTTCTTACTGTAGCCTTCTGGTTAAAGTGTGGTTTCTGACGTAGTTCCATCATATTCAGGTGAATGCATTTAGGTCCATGATTCATGACAATATGATGGTGGGTGCTTTCTCACATTCAACTGCTGTAGGGAAGCTGCGTAAAGACTTACCAGATGTTCCTGCTGATGCTCGCGTCAATTTCCCACGATATAGTGTGGATGAAGCAGCAGCCGTTTGTCATTACTACCTGAGGTATGCTCATACCTTGTAAAACCTAAGAAAGAGTGTATACCGAGGATTCTGTTCTCACCATTCACTCCCCACATAAATACTGAAGAAAATAGACTTATGATAGAAGagggaaaagaaaaaggagaacaTTTGAACCGTTAGAAACAGAAAAGAAGTGAACAATTGAATTATAAAATAAGGGAGGAAAAGGAATGAACAATGGAATCATCAGGAATGAACATAAGCAAATATGCAGGGAAGAAGAAGAACGGCGGAATGACCTGTTCAATAAAATTTTGAACCAtttcttttttgaaaaatcaaCAACTGGAGTGCTAAGAGGAGGAACGTAGAGTTATTTTCTATTAGAATAGAATTTAGTTGTTGAAGGTTCTGCTTCATAAAGCTGGAACGCCATTATTTAGTACTAACTGTCCTTGTGAAATTTTCTCTCTGTGGCAGACAACGACTCATTCAACGTGAAGCATTTACAGAAGAAAGCTGGAAGAAAATCTATTATCTGGCAAATGGAAATGGCGCAGAAATGAGATGGCTGGTTCCTTTCATGCGATGAGCCACGAAGAATCGAAATTTGAGAGATTAACATTGAGATTTTAACAGGGAA
Encoded here:
- the LOC132606472 gene encoding uncharacterized protein LOC132606472 isoform X1, encoding MDLKIGLTNTFPPQDKNTLKKLSNFPISSNATATITQLKPWNSQNPQMLRSILRTAAAARAVSASSRTFATGTQHPKKPNFRPDIKPENAGAKVADTLNKEVRARALKEDEKDRSLDIGPHGRPLFTNATNISELTKKDTSTYMKFRREELESALPEGLPIGMLKEFGDSMRDALLIRQSFLDLRDNFRRVVDPNLQSNAKGLKARKQVVLDGPVSSGKSIALAMLVHWARDEGWLVLYVPKGREWTHGGFFYKNPKTGLWDTPVQAANVLQDFLKYNKDHLQKLPCKIFEPIPLGEGAGVGWMKGADVVQIPEDYTLLDLVQVGLNSTHAAVGVVVRLREELSLVKDMPVLIAVDQYNSWFTFSEYEEPVTVRSCRPIHARELAIVNAFRSMIHDNMMVGAFSHSTAVGKLRKDLPDVPADARVNFPRYSVDEAAAVCHYYLRQRLIQREAFTEESWKKIYYLANGNGAEMRWLVPFMR